In Halorussus limi, a genomic segment contains:
- a CDS encoding diacylglycerol/lipid kinase family protein, whose protein sequence is MRLENLRGYCYTHNMDLSATRYTNRTASMTNANTGRIVILNPVSGTGEHTETVRALADEYGYLVKETQADGDAVSYTREAVRNGASVIAAAGGDGTLNEVLQGVDAEDAFDAVTVGVVPVGTGNDFAENIGITDAESAFDALESGERRRIDLGMANDRVFINSCIGGLTAEASGETTPELKNRYGVLAYVLTTLRTLSSFEGLRLDVRVGAGDDGPPDWDGDAVLVMIGNGRRFPTQGRPQANMEDGEFDITIIEDEPTIDLLGDRVVERLLGQESPHISRMKASSLTVSVGNAESATFSLDGEMLATQSLSLTVRPGILQMPVGDAYEPTPE, encoded by the coding sequence GTGCGATTAGAGAATCTGAGAGGTTACTGCTATACCCACAACATGGATTTGTCTGCTACTCGTTACACCAACAGGACCGCTTCTATGACTAACGCCAACACAGGTCGAATCGTCATCCTCAATCCCGTGAGCGGTACTGGTGAGCATACCGAGACAGTTCGAGCACTCGCCGACGAGTACGGATATCTCGTCAAGGAAACGCAAGCAGACGGGGACGCCGTCTCGTACACCCGAGAAGCAGTTCGAAACGGTGCATCCGTGATTGCCGCAGCAGGAGGGGACGGCACCTTGAATGAGGTTCTGCAAGGTGTGGACGCCGAAGACGCCTTCGACGCCGTCACGGTCGGGGTCGTTCCGGTCGGAACGGGAAACGACTTCGCCGAAAATATCGGTATCACGGACGCCGAATCGGCGTTCGACGCACTGGAAAGCGGAGAACGGAGACGAATCGACCTCGGCATGGCCAACGATCGAGTCTTCATTAATTCGTGTATCGGTGGACTCACGGCAGAGGCCAGCGGTGAAACGACGCCCGAACTCAAGAACCGGTACGGCGTACTCGCCTACGTACTCACGACACTCAGAACGCTCTCCTCGTTCGAGGGACTCCGTCTCGACGTTCGCGTCGGTGCCGGGGACGACGGGCCACCGGACTGGGACGGTGATGCAGTTCTCGTCATGATCGGCAACGGACGACGGTTTCCAACCCAAGGTCGTCCACAGGCGAACATGGAAGACGGCGAGTTCGACATCACGATTATCGAAGACGAACCGACGATCGACTTGCTGGGCGACAGGGTCGTGGAACGGCTGTTGGGACAGGAGTCACCACATATTTCGCGGATGAAAGCGTCTTCCCTCACGGTTTCTGTGGGGAACGCCGAATCCGCGACGTTCAGCCTCGACGGAGAGATGCTCGCGACGCAGTCGTTATCGCTAACCGTCCGTCCGGGAATTCTTCAGATGCCCGTGGGTGACGCATACGAACCCACGCCCGAGTGA